The Phaseolus vulgaris cultivar G19833 unplaced genomic scaffold, P. vulgaris v2.0 scaffold_86, whole genome shotgun sequence genome has a segment encoding these proteins:
- the LOC137817491 gene encoding proline-rich receptor-like protein kinase PERK9, whose protein sequence is MTSSRRLALAKFLKKEKSAKEGGDAVASDVPTVASLPTPPPSASPPPIAAVPLAMASTLAPARPNKGKRVLIVDSNSEDSSNALVCHKRRATGLPASSAASPGGGNSLRDDPPSATSPPPPPAHEEREERLDPVPPLSPLPHRDAAEASGSAPPVSVPASTSRKPRIPRPIHRELTQGFTEGMSPTDPQKGGGMPYYMGAFLAVAIKWRT, encoded by the coding sequence ATGACTTCTTCGAGGCGGCTTGCTCTTGCCAAATTTTTGAAGAAGGAAAAATCTGCCAAAGAGGGCGGGGACGCCGTCGCCTCTGACGTGCCCACCGTCGCTTCCCTGCCGACTCCTCCACCAtctgcttctcctcctcctATCGCTGCGGTTCCATTAGCCATGGCGTCGACCCTTGCCCCAGCACGCCccaacaaaggaaaaagggtgctGATAGTAGACTCTAACAGCGAAGACTCGAGCAATGCCCTGGTTTGTCATAAGAGGAGGGCTACGGGCCTTCCTGCCTCATCAGCCGCGTCCCCCGGTGGTGGGAActctctcagggacgatcctccTAGTGCCACATCACCGCCACCTCCACCAGCCCACGAGGAACGAGAAGAAAGGCTTGACCCGGTTCCCCCGCTCTCGCCGTTGCCGCATCGTGACGCAGCTGAGGCCTCGGGCTCCGCCCCTCCTGTATCAGTCCCTGCCTCGACTTCTCGCAAGCCCCGAATTCCTCGCCCCATTCATAGGGAGCTGACGCAGGGCTTCACCGAAGGAATGTCGCCGACTGATCCTCAAaaggggggaggcatgccttattatatgGGGGCATTCCTGGCGGTGGCAATCAAGTGGCGCACTTAG